CCACCTCAAGGCTGCAGAGAAATCCGCTCGCGCCGACGAGTCTAAGGCAACTCCCCATACCGGCTATGACGATTGAGCGTCAGGCGGGCATGGTATCCGCAGGGGGCAAAGGTGGAGCCGACGCCTCGCGGGCCTACTCGGCCGCCGCCACCCGTTCGTATTCGGCGGTTGTCGGCTCAACCGGTCCTGGCAACTCCGGCGCGGAACCGACGCCGAAATAGGCAAAACCATGCCGCGTGACGTCGCGCGCCGAGTAGATATTGCGGAAGTCGACGAGGATCGGTGACGCAACGGCGCGGCCGAGCCGCTCGAAATCCAGCGCACGAAACTGCTCCCACTCGGTCAAGATGCAGATGGCGCTTGCGTTGCGTGCAGCGCTGTAGGGATTGGCGCGGAACGAAACGTCCGTCCAGATTGCACGCGCCTGGTCCATTCCCTTCGGATCATAGGCCTGGATGCGCGCGCCGGCGTCCTGCAGGGCCTGGATGATCGCGATCGAGGGCGCTTCCCTCATGTCATCGGTGTTGGGCTTGAAGGTCAGGCCGAAGATCGCGATGGTCTTGCCTCGCACGTTGCCGCCCACGGCCTCGATGACGCGGCGCGCCATGGCGCGCTTGCGCGCATCGTTGACGGCGATGGTCGTTTCGACGAGGCGCACCGCCCCGCCGTGATCCTGGGCCGACTTGATGAGCGCGACCGTGTCTTTCGGAAAGCACGAGCCGCCAAAGCCCGGACCCGCATGGAGGAACTTGGAGCCGATGCGGTTGTCCGTCCCGATGCCGAGCGCCACCTCCTGGATGTCGGCGTGTACCTTCTCGCACAGGTCGGCTATCTCGTTGATGAAGGTGATCTTCATCGCCAGGAAGGCGTTCGCCGCATATTTTATGAGCTCCGCCGAACGCCTGGAGGTGAACATGATCGGCGACTTGTTCAGGAAGAGCGGTCGGTAGACTTCCATCATGACGGCGCGCGCGTCGTTGTCCTCGATGCCGACTACGATCCGGTCCGGATGCTTGAAATCCTGGATCGCCGCGCCTTCGCGCAGGAATTCCGGATTGGAGGCCACGGCGAAATCGTCGTGGGGGCATGCTTCGCGGATAATGCGCTCGACCTCGTCGCCCGTGCCGACCGGCACCGTCGATTTGGTCACGACCACCGCCGATCTCGGCAGGATGGGCGCGATCTCTCGCGCCGCCTGGTACACATAGCAGAGGTCCGCATGACCGTCGCCGCGCCGCGAGGGCGTCCCGACGGCGATGAAGACGACATCGGCTTTCGAAACTGGCGCGGCAACGTCGGTGGTGAAGGAGAGACGGGCTTCGTGCAGGTTGCGCGCGACCAGGGCTTCGAGGCCGGGCTCGAAAATCGGGACCTGACCGCGCTTGAGGGCGGCGATCTTGAGCTCCTCCTTGTCGATGCAGGCGACCGTGTGGCCGAAATCGGCCAGGCATGCCCCGGTGACGAGCCCCACATATCCGGAACCGATGATCGCGATCTTCAAGTTGATCCCTCCAGGTCTTGCGCAGCCGTGGCTGAAAGCAATGGTGTCGGCGCGATTGGTGCATGTCAGGTCAGGAAAATTATCGGCCTGCCGGCGACGGAGCCGCGAGCCGACGGCGCCGGCATGAGGTCAGTGCGTCGTCCCGGCCGCCCGATCGCCCGCCTTCAGCTCCGCTTCGGTAAGCACGCGCAGCGACCGCTGCTCGGGGTTCAGTGTCTCTTCAACGATGGTGCGCGGTCGGCGCTTGGATTGCATGAAGATGCGGCCCACATATTCGCCGACGATGCCCATGAACATTGCGTTGAGAGCGATTGACATGAGCAGCAGGATGGTCGTGGTGGCGAAGCCCCGCGGCCATTCCTGACCGAACAGAAGCCAGGCGAAGAAGTATCCGACAAGAAGAGCCAACGTGACCGCGCCAGCGATCACGCTGGTGATCGAGGCCAGTCTCAGCGGCACGAGGGAGTGATTGAGAACGGCATCAACGGCCAGCGCCAGCATCGCCATGAGCGGAAACTTGCTCTTCCCGGCGATGCGTGCGTGACGGTCATACTCGAAGCCGACCTGGCGAAACCCCATGGAACTGATCAGTCCGCGCACGTAAGGCGACGTGTCGTCGACACGCCGCAGTTCGGCAAGTATGCAGGCATCGACAAGCCGGAATTCACCTGCATTGAGGGGCAGGTCGTCCTCGCTGAGCGCCCTCACCAGGCGATAGAAAATCCTTCTCAGCGTTGCGGTCGCCCAGTCGTCGGTGAGCGTCCGTCGTATGCCGTAGACGACCTGGTTGCCCTCGCGCCACAGCGACAGCATGCGGGGAATGAGTTCGGGCGGATCCTGCAGGTCGCAATCGATCTGGACAGAGCAATCGCCGCGCGCGGCCTTGTATGCCGCCAGCAGGGAGCGCTGAAAGCCGATATTCCGGCTGAACCGGATGACGCGCACGCGGCGGTCCTCGCGAGCGATCTCCCTAAGGATCTCGAACGTGCGGTCGGTCGAGTGATTGTCGGTGAAGATGATCTCGTAGTCGTATTCGGGGATCTGGCGGAACACCTCGACGATGGTCTCGTAGGCGCGCCGCACGGTTGGCTCTTCATTATAGGCCGGGACCAGCACCGAGACTTTCAGGGGCTTCGCTGCAGCCATCACATTGCTCCCGATTGATGGCACGTCGCCGATCCCATGGAAGGCCTGTCGTCCTCCGCTCGATCGGGATTGCCCTGCTGCCGGTACCAATCCACTGTGCGCGCAAGACCCTCGTCGAGGGGGGTGCGGGCTTGCCAGCCAAGCATCCGCTTCGCGAGGTCGGGCGACGACCGAAGAACGCTGGCCTCGCGCGAACCGCTTCCATGGCCGTACTCGATGAGATCCGGTGACGCACTGGTGCTGGCGAGCACCAGCCTTGCGACGTCCCGCATGGTCGGGGCATAGCCGCTCGCCACATTGATCACCGTGGCGCCGGCAAGCTCCGCGTCTGCCATGAGAAGCAAGGCATCCACGGCATCCTCCACGAAGACCAGGTCGCGCCGGTCGGAGGGCCTGTGCACCGTAGCGTGTACGCCCTTTAGGCATGACGCAATCAGATAAGGGATGAGATATTCGGTGGATTGCCTTGGGCCATAGATCAAGGACAAGCGGGCAGTCACCACCGGGAAGGGCAAGCGCGACTGCAAGGCGCCGACATAGTGGGCCGCGGCGACAAGACCGGCGGCATAAACGGATTCGGGCTGCTCACGCGTCTCTTCGCGGTGGGGCGTCGGCGCCGATCCGTATTCGGCAACGGATCCGGTCCGCACGATCCGGTCCGGCGGATGCTGGGCATCCGAAGCCTTCGCAAGCAAAGTCACAAGACTATCCAGGTACTCCCGGATGTTCTCCGTGGCGTCCTCCAGATGCGGCCGCACGGGCCGCCGGGGTGAAGCCGCCAGATGGAAGATCAGGTTCGGACGGGCATCCGCCAGGCAGGTCGCCAGGTTTTCACCGCTCCGCAGATCAACCCGATGGATCACCACCGTGCCGGCAAGATGCCTGAGCCTTTGATCGCAGCCGCCCGGCCGGACCGTGACGTGCACCTCGTGCCCTGCCTTGATGCACGCGTCCGCCAGATGCGAACCGACAAAACCAGCGCCGCCGGTTATGAGAATGCGTGACATCGCCCTAGACCTAGGTACTACACGACGCGCCAACGTGGGTCGTTGAGCGCAGGACTTCGAGAACTGTTGCGGGCCCTTCGACGCCGTGTACCGACTGGCCGTGGTTCACACGCATGCGGGAGTCCTCACCGTGCGTTCGGGCTCCAACGTTTTCTCGCTGCTCACGGCCCAACCTGCCGCATATTCGGCGATCTGGTGCTGGGAAAAGCTGCGGATGGATGCCGGATCCCGCTGGTATCTCAGGTGCCATTCGACT
This portion of the Mesorhizobium shangrilense genome encodes:
- a CDS encoding UDP-glucose dehydrogenase family protein → MKIAIIGSGYVGLVTGACLADFGHTVACIDKEELKIAALKRGQVPIFEPGLEALVARNLHEARLSFTTDVAAPVSKADVVFIAVGTPSRRGDGHADLCYVYQAAREIAPILPRSAVVVTKSTVPVGTGDEVERIIREACPHDDFAVASNPEFLREGAAIQDFKHPDRIVVGIEDNDARAVMMEVYRPLFLNKSPIMFTSRRSAELIKYAANAFLAMKITFINEIADLCEKVHADIQEVALGIGTDNRIGSKFLHAGPGFGGSCFPKDTVALIKSAQDHGGAVRLVETTIAVNDARKRAMARRVIEAVGGNVRGKTIAIFGLTFKPNTDDMREAPSIAIIQALQDAGARIQAYDPKGMDQARAIWTDVSFRANPYSAARNASAICILTEWEQFRALDFERLGRAVASPILVDFRNIYSARDVTRHGFAYFGVGSAPELPGPVEPTTAEYERVAAAE
- a CDS encoding glycosyltransferase family 2 protein codes for the protein MAAAKPLKVSVLVPAYNEEPTVRRAYETIVEVFRQIPEYDYEIIFTDNHSTDRTFEILREIAREDRRVRVIRFSRNIGFQRSLLAAYKAARGDCSVQIDCDLQDPPELIPRMLSLWREGNQVVYGIRRTLTDDWATATLRRIFYRLVRALSEDDLPLNAGEFRLVDACILAELRRVDDTSPYVRGLISSMGFRQVGFEYDRHARIAGKSKFPLMAMLALAVDAVLNHSLVPLRLASITSVIAGAVTLALLVGYFFAWLLFGQEWPRGFATTTILLLMSIALNAMFMGIVGEYVGRIFMQSKRRPRTIVEETLNPEQRSLRVLTEAELKAGDRAAGTTH
- a CDS encoding NAD-dependent epimerase/dehydratase family protein codes for the protein MSRILITGGAGFVGSHLADACIKAGHEVHVTVRPGGCDQRLRHLAGTVVIHRVDLRSGENLATCLADARPNLIFHLAASPRRPVRPHLEDATENIREYLDSLVTLLAKASDAQHPPDRIVRTGSVAEYGSAPTPHREETREQPESVYAAGLVAAAHYVGALQSRLPFPVVTARLSLIYGPRQSTEYLIPYLIASCLKGVHATVHRPSDRRDLVFVEDAVDALLLMADAELAGATVINVASGYAPTMRDVARLVLASTSASPDLIEYGHGSGSREASVLRSSPDLAKRMLGWQARTPLDEGLARTVDWYRQQGNPDRAEDDRPSMGSATCHQSGAM